A region from the Streptosporangium sp. NBC_01756 genome encodes:
- a CDS encoding glycoside hydrolase family 15 protein, whose translation MTLDPPVDVFCERSPFPPIADYGFLSDCEATALVAPSGNIEWLCLPRMDSPSVFAAILDRDAGGFRLGPADLRVPAARRYLPGTMVLETSWGTPTGWIIVRDLLLIGPWHHHDELSHTHRRAPTDYDASHVLLRTVRCVSGEVQITLDCEPVFDYGRRPAHWAYADRGYHQAVAQGDGVNLELRLTTDMRLGFEASRATARTLLREGDTRFCALSWTAHEPPYTFADAYDRLVWTAHHWQHWLARGDFPDHPWRGYLERSALTLKGLTFAPTGALVAAATTSLPETPGGERNWDYRYAWIRDSTFALWGLYTLGFDWEADDFFWFIADVAERDDELQIMYGVDGERDLEEHILGYLDGYQGAKPVRIGNNAYKHRQHDVWGAVLDSFYLHTRSRDRLDERIWPILKRQVEAAIAHWREPDRGIWEVRGQPKHFTSSKVMCWVAADRGAWLARCRHDFDLATRWQAAADEIHADVCAHGVTDNGIFRQHYETDALDASLLLLPLVRFLPADDPRIRDTVLAIADELTVDDLVMRYLSKETDDGLSGEEGTFTICSFWLVSALTEIGEQTRARRLCEKVLSFASPLGLYAEEIDPVTGRHLGNFPQAFTHLALINAVIHIIRAERESLPGRRPRTSDPESL comes from the coding sequence ATGACTCTCGATCCACCGGTGGACGTGTTCTGCGAACGTTCCCCTTTCCCGCCGATCGCGGACTACGGCTTCCTGTCCGACTGCGAGGCGACCGCTCTGGTGGCTCCGAGCGGGAACATCGAGTGGCTCTGCCTGCCCCGGATGGACTCTCCCAGTGTGTTCGCGGCCATCCTGGACCGGGACGCCGGAGGGTTCCGGCTCGGCCCCGCCGACCTCAGGGTGCCGGCCGCACGCCGATACCTGCCGGGCACCATGGTGCTGGAGACGAGCTGGGGTACCCCGACCGGCTGGATCATCGTCCGCGACCTGCTGCTCATCGGCCCCTGGCACCACCACGACGAGCTCTCCCACACCCACCGCCGGGCGCCCACCGACTACGACGCCAGTCACGTGCTGCTGCGCACCGTGCGCTGCGTCAGCGGGGAGGTACAGATCACCCTCGACTGCGAGCCGGTGTTCGACTACGGCCGCAGGCCGGCCCACTGGGCCTACGCCGACCGGGGCTACCACCAGGCCGTCGCCCAGGGGGACGGGGTGAACCTGGAGCTCAGGCTCACCACCGACATGCGACTGGGGTTCGAGGCGTCACGGGCGACGGCGCGCACCCTGTTGCGAGAAGGGGACACGCGCTTCTGCGCGCTGTCCTGGACCGCTCACGAACCGCCCTACACCTTCGCGGACGCGTACGACCGGCTCGTGTGGACGGCCCACCACTGGCAGCACTGGCTTGCCAGAGGTGACTTCCCCGACCATCCCTGGCGCGGTTACCTGGAACGCAGCGCCCTCACCCTCAAAGGCCTGACCTTCGCCCCGACCGGGGCGCTGGTCGCGGCGGCGACCACCTCGCTGCCCGAGACGCCGGGCGGGGAGAGAAACTGGGACTACCGCTATGCCTGGATCCGCGACTCGACCTTCGCCCTCTGGGGCCTGTACACGCTCGGTTTCGACTGGGAGGCCGACGATTTCTTCTGGTTCATCGCCGACGTCGCCGAACGGGACGACGAGCTCCAGATCATGTACGGCGTCGACGGCGAGCGCGACCTGGAGGAGCACATCCTCGGTTACCTGGACGGCTACCAGGGGGCCAAACCCGTCAGGATCGGCAACAACGCCTACAAGCACCGCCAGCACGACGTCTGGGGAGCGGTCCTCGACTCCTTCTATCTTCACACCCGTTCCCGGGACCGACTGGACGAGCGGATCTGGCCCATCCTGAAACGCCAGGTCGAAGCGGCCATCGCGCACTGGCGGGAGCCCGACCGGGGCATCTGGGAGGTGCGGGGCCAGCCCAAGCACTTCACCTCGTCGAAGGTCATGTGCTGGGTGGCGGCCGACCGCGGCGCGTGGCTCGCCCGGTGCCGCCACGACTTCGACCTGGCGACGCGCTGGCAGGCGGCCGCCGACGAGATCCACGCCGACGTCTGCGCGCACGGGGTGACGGATAACGGAATTTTCAGGCAGCACTACGAGACCGACGCTCTCGACGCCTCGCTTCTCCTCCTCCCTCTGGTGCGCTTCCTGCCGGCCGACGACCCCAGGATCCGTGACACCGTCCTGGCCATCGCCGACGAGCTGACCGTCGACGATCTCGTCATGCGCTACCTGAGCAAGGAGACCGACGATGGCCTGTCCGGCGAGGAGGGCACCTTCACGATCTGCTCGTTCTGGCTCGTCTCGGCGCTTACCGAGATAGGGGAGCAGACCCGCGCCCGCAGGCTCTGTGAGAAGGTCCTCTCCTTCGCCAGCCCCCTGGGCCTCTACGCCGAGGAGATCGACCCCGTCACCGGGCGTCACCTGGGCAACTTCCCCCAGGCCTTCACCCATCTGGCCCTCATCAACGCGGTCATCCACATCATCCGGGCGGAACGCGAGTCGCTGCCCGGGAGGAGGCCGCGGACATCCGATCCGGAATCACTATGA
- a CDS encoding aldo/keto reductase, producing MPEMSYRRLGESGLVVSAVGLGANNFGRRIDLDATRAVVDAAFDAGITLIDTADIYGESEVLLGDVLRGRRDDVVLATKFGGDTGGANGPDWGARTSRRYIRKAVERSLRRLRTDWIDLYQVHFPDPGTPVEETLATLSDLVREGKVRYIGSSNFAAWQVADADWIARVEGHERFVSAQNEYSLLQRRVEVELTPALRHYGIGLLPYFPLANGLLTGKYRRGAAAPEGSRLAARPEYLTDARFEVVERLAEFAERQGVGLLDVAIGGLLAQPEVTSVIAGATRPEQVRANAAAGAWHPDEEALAELDRIAPRPN from the coding sequence ATGCCTGAGATGTCTTATCGCCGCCTCGGCGAATCCGGGCTGGTCGTCTCGGCCGTCGGATTGGGTGCCAACAACTTCGGCCGCCGGATCGACCTCGACGCGACACGGGCGGTGGTCGACGCCGCCTTCGACGCCGGGATCACCCTGATCGACACGGCCGACATCTACGGCGAGTCCGAGGTGCTTCTGGGGGACGTGCTGCGGGGACGGCGTGACGACGTGGTCCTGGCCACGAAGTTCGGCGGGGACACCGGAGGGGCGAACGGCCCCGACTGGGGCGCCCGCACCTCTCGTAGATACATCCGCAAGGCGGTCGAACGGTCGCTGCGCCGCCTGCGTACGGACTGGATCGACCTTTACCAGGTGCACTTCCCCGATCCGGGGACTCCGGTCGAGGAGACGTTGGCGACCCTGTCCGATCTGGTGCGCGAGGGCAAGGTCCGCTACATCGGGTCGTCCAACTTCGCCGCCTGGCAGGTGGCCGACGCGGACTGGATCGCCCGCGTCGAGGGCCATGAGCGCTTCGTCAGTGCGCAGAACGAGTACAGCCTGCTGCAGCGGCGGGTGGAGGTGGAGCTGACACCCGCTCTGCGGCACTACGGTATCGGGCTGCTGCCGTACTTCCCGCTGGCCAACGGGCTGCTCACGGGTAAGTACCGGCGGGGCGCCGCGGCGCCGGAGGGCAGCCGTCTGGCCGCCCGCCCCGAATATCTCACCGATGCCCGTTTCGAGGTCGTGGAGAGGCTCGCGGAGTTCGCCGAGCGGCAGGGCGTCGGTCTGCTCGATGTCGCGATCGGCGGTCTGCTCGCGCAGCCCGAGGTGACCTCGGTGATCGCCGGTGCGACAAGACCGGAGCAGGTCAGGGCCAACGCCGCCGCGGGCGCCTGGCACCCTGACGAGGAGGCGCTCGCCGAGCTCGACCGGATCGCGCCACGGCCGAACTGA
- a CDS encoding aldo/keto reductase has protein sequence MQTRRIGDVQVGAIGLGGMPMSIEGRPDEQRSIATVHAALEEGVTLIDTADAYHRDAAEVGHNESLIARAVAGYGGDTSDVLIATKGGHLRPGDGSWTLNGSPDYLKQACDASLKRLGVEAIGLYQFHRPDPKVPYAESVGAIRDLLDAGKIRFAGISNADPEQIRLAREILDGRLVSVQNQFSPSFRSSEPELELCAELGITFLPWSPLGGILRAGELGSRFAVFADVAREHGVSPQQVCLAWMLAKSPVVIPIPGSSRPETIRDSAAAVDLKLSAEELARLDAA, from the coding sequence ATGCAAACTCGCCGTATCGGCGATGTCCAGGTCGGCGCGATCGGTCTCGGCGGGATGCCGATGTCGATCGAGGGGCGCCCCGACGAGCAGCGTTCGATCGCCACCGTCCACGCCGCTCTGGAGGAGGGCGTGACACTGATCGACACCGCGGACGCCTACCACAGGGACGCGGCCGAGGTAGGTCACAACGAGTCGCTGATCGCCCGCGCGGTGGCCGGCTACGGCGGCGACACGTCCGACGTGCTGATCGCCACGAAGGGCGGTCATCTGCGCCCCGGAGACGGGTCGTGGACCCTGAACGGCTCGCCGGACTACTTGAAGCAGGCCTGTGACGCGTCGCTCAAGCGACTCGGCGTCGAGGCCATCGGGCTCTACCAGTTTCACCGGCCAGACCCGAAGGTCCCTTATGCGGAGTCGGTCGGGGCGATCCGTGACCTGCTGGACGCGGGAAAGATCCGTTTCGCGGGCATCTCGAACGCCGACCCGGAGCAGATCCGGCTGGCCCGCGAGATCCTCGACGGGCGGCTGGTGAGCGTGCAGAACCAGTTCTCGCCGTCGTTCCGCTCCAGCGAGCCGGAGCTGGAGCTCTGCGCGGAACTGGGCATCACGTTCCTGCCGTGGAGCCCGCTGGGCGGGATCTTGCGCGCCGGTGAGCTGGGCTCGCGCTTCGCCGTGTTCGCGGACGTGGCGCGGGAGCACGGGGTGAGCCCGCAGCAGGTGTGCCTGGCGTGGATGCTCGCCAAATCGCCGGTGGTGATCCCGATTCCCGGCTCCTCACGCCCCGAGACCATCCGCGACTCGGCAGCCGCGGTCGATCTGAAGCTCTCCGCTGAGGAACTGGCCCGTCTCGACGCGGCCTGA
- a CDS encoding alkaline phosphatase PhoX: MTSSISRRDLIRSGAAGGLGIAILGSIEAIAGPAAAQAAQTGLKAVGYGPVVADPAGLLALPRGFSYKIVAQAGKTLLESGEPTPSDADGTGFFKGNGRDGFVLVNNHEIDGTEPYGVPTLPGLTYDPGAHGGTTNIEVDRHGNRVREYVSVAGTHNNCAGGITPWDTWLTCEETEQRAGGAFQKDHGYVFEVDPFDREANQNPVPLKFLGRFSHEAVAVDPHTSAIYETEDAGGPNGLYFRWTPPRHFRGRKGELRKLALSDGGDTAGTLEAMSCFKGSKHIADLSEATQPGTQYKVKWVEVPDRDAKTVSVRKQFTDDQVTRSRKLEGAWWSEGGAYFVASFARHDDGSVNEHDGQVWFYDPRSETVTLKTIFGVNPDPEQDTDYDGPDNITVSPYGGIILAEDGEGVSHLIGVTKKGNAYPMARNELNDSEFTGPTFSADGKILFANIQTPGYVLAITGPWGKPGDGGKH, translated from the coding sequence GTGACTTCCTCCATCTCTCGCCGCGATCTGATCCGCTCCGGAGCCGCAGGCGGTCTGGGCATCGCCATCCTTGGCAGCATCGAAGCGATCGCCGGTCCCGCGGCCGCCCAGGCCGCCCAGACCGGTCTCAAGGCGGTGGGCTACGGTCCCGTCGTCGCGGACCCGGCCGGCCTGCTCGCGCTCCCGCGCGGCTTCTCCTACAAGATCGTCGCTCAGGCCGGGAAGACGCTGCTGGAGAGCGGGGAGCCGACTCCGAGCGACGCCGATGGCACCGGCTTCTTCAAGGGCAATGGTCGCGACGGGTTCGTCCTGGTCAACAACCACGAGATCGACGGTACCGAGCCGTACGGCGTGCCCACTCTGCCGGGCCTGACGTACGACCCGGGCGCACACGGCGGTACCACCAACATCGAGGTCGACAGGCACGGAAACCGCGTCCGCGAGTACGTCAGCGTGGCCGGCACCCACAACAACTGCGCGGGTGGCATCACCCCCTGGGACACCTGGCTGACCTGCGAGGAGACCGAGCAGCGCGCGGGCGGCGCGTTCCAGAAGGACCACGGGTACGTCTTCGAGGTCGACCCGTTCGACCGTGAGGCCAACCAGAACCCGGTCCCGCTGAAGTTCCTCGGCCGGTTCTCCCACGAGGCCGTCGCGGTCGACCCGCACACCTCCGCGATCTACGAGACCGAGGACGCGGGCGGCCCGAACGGCCTGTACTTCCGCTGGACCCCGCCCAGGCACTTCCGGGGCCGCAAGGGTGAGCTGCGCAAGCTCGCGCTCAGCGACGGCGGTGACACCGCGGGCACCCTGGAGGCCATGAGCTGCTTCAAGGGGAGCAAGCACATCGCCGACCTGTCCGAGGCCACCCAGCCGGGCACCCAGTACAAGGTGAAGTGGGTTGAGGTGCCCGACCGCGACGCCAAGACCGTTTCGGTGCGCAAGCAGTTCACCGACGACCAGGTCACCCGTAGCCGCAAGCTTGAGGGTGCCTGGTGGTCCGAGGGCGGCGCCTACTTCGTCGCCAGCTTCGCCCGTCACGACGACGGCAGCGTCAACGAGCACGACGGCCAGGTGTGGTTCTACGACCCCAGGTCGGAGACGGTGACCCTCAAGACGATCTTCGGCGTCAACCCGGACCCCGAGCAGGACACCGACTACGACGGACCGGACAACATCACTGTCTCCCCGTACGGCGGGATCATCCTCGCCGAGGACGGCGAGGGCGTCTCCCACCTGATCGGCGTCACCAAGAAGGGCAACGCCTACCCGATGGCCCGCAACGAGCTCAACGACAGCGAGTTCACCGGTCCGACCTTCAGCGCGGACGGGAAGATCCTGTTCGCCAACATCCAGACTCCGGGATACGTGCTCGCGATCACCGGTCCCTGGGGCAAGCCGGGCGACGGCGGCAAGCACTGA